A window of Theileria equi strain WA chromosome 4 map unlocalized gcontig_1105471998858, whole genome shotgun sequence contains these coding sequences:
- a CDS encoding conserved hypothetical protein (encoded by transcript BEWA_017230A), whose translation MTIFSLLALACVVLSANATSVIDTVRYNIFSYNVASVERKNDRVHVTLYFYFEHDIETQLFTNIGAGIFGLLVQPPCYLELIKEDKAFSRISSIPEPSEFSKFWGIKSYTDKISQKNNCKADSFVDFLKRGFEPSYQYEAGIFVHGTKDLEVLPDVSNTKNLGVQNICTLGYHYRIPGGLYSWTGIYKHRICSRNTTGVFGYYSDWIVALIAENAMSETREEDLICFASDPLSAKIMLSKISKHKHISLLSCLGMGDMLYAGNDPSVLPDIKMKARFVQNPEAKEKHVYEIKFKIDQSHNVHNIKGDTYKLILTCSELKKDSTSVIEIYGKSKKTFTYTYLKESNSYDIRLDRSEIDIDVTYTIMVDFTKLLELDTAKIPPMIDWKLDIFLISTGKHAKELTEEEISKMEFDHLGENVDIDAYKKEIKTWYKKVTQNRVSDKITKVGSGSATVDLSRGYVHLPMKITKTKGSYLLKVYLENNTKTKNKNFILTIRSPGKIDGEILPVNPLKPSIYEITDVPKYYHAEVKKNEINVRLYLNDTKSKDLSDKSYFEIPLYFSSNMYFEEFVKIMSHFDVKLYNEDDKIDLPVLSIKVIEDLPPIDKDDGFFLELESSLSGPYISHQQGKTTIIMSIFGPIHSRMLLSIIFDKHKVSDDTFSVNVTSKFILKSRVIHVEDSNELIIVMDSYTTVDVDDMLFVTITCNDSHPIKTDKLKITLLSEQLNYMDVLREFVDQKEDIKYNWNYVSMYEVVDMEYILENPIVTSACVSKTNRLVSSPFRNNNTGTYILTRIHDCSRPWMPILISNPDEVSLNVTHKSTTGVIGLFELLNMKRSGTNSVEAFLIENMQFLEYTLHILFDSKAVNSIVKQLGESRICESNDATCNESYKMFTIKYFLTDFFRKYKSDLFTRVNYSYYDDQNNNVTICSLDLKTDMDHRCRTKVTDVTSHKLAFEHVLDNGFAHVNPDSMTESFSVVALIGEDAVEKLRGQLKKYEKPSDPSSNNGKLLHPIFINVIPMGVDSMFEFSGAKSALGLTVPNVVTEHALETKDVKQQRMNTNVLENVYNGFTFQHPDNAAADILSPSTEGKSALKGVVAYEPTQRQTKRDTYEIFFGFNTDGHQDPDGNTYPVHRKLFDAIVHVENTFSKSHYVFSTCAHFPGIRESVGECKYTLSYKGSELQTFELSAGDQSKFGEKQTCNVFSIFKNVPATLHSTIEHTATTQLNI comes from the coding sequence ATGACAATATTTTCCTTGTTGGCACTTGCATGTGTTGTGCTCTCAGCCAATGCCACCAGCGTCATTGACACTGTGAGATACAACATCTTTAGCTATAACGTTGCCTCTGTAGAGAGAAAAAACGATAGAGTGCATGTAACTCTTTACTTTTACTTTGAGCATGACATAGAAACTCAGCTTTTCACCAACATTGGTGCAGGAATATTCGGACTCCTGGTGCAGCCTCCATGCTATCTAGAGCTTATCAAGGAAGATAAAGCATTCTCTAGAATTTCATCCATACCTGAACCTTCTGaattctccaaattttggGGTATAAAGTCATATACTGACAAAATATCACAGAAAAACAACTGCAAGGCCGACAGCTTTGTTGACTTTCTTAAAAGGGGTTTTGAGCCAAGTTATCAGTATGAAGCCGGTATTTTCGTACACGGGACAAAGGACCTAGAAGTACTTCCTGATGTCTCAAATACAAAGAATCTTGGCGTTCAAAACATATGTACTTTGGGGTACCATTACAGAATCCCCGGAGGTCTCTACAGCTGGACAGGTATATACAAACACAGAATATGCTCTAGAAATACAACTGGTGTTTTTGGATATTACAGCGACTGGATTGTCGCATTGATTGCCGAAAATGCAATGAGTGAAACAagggaagaagatttaatATGTTTTGCAAGCGACCCTCTCAGTGCCAAAATCATGCTATCAAAGATTAGTAAACACAAACACATTTCTCTGTTGAGTTGTCTCGGTATGGGAGATATGTTATACGCTGGGAATGATCCAAGCGTCCTCCCAGATATTAAAATGAAGGCCAGATTTGTGCAAAACCCAGAAGCCAAAGAAAAGCATGTTTATGAGattaaatttaaaattgatCAAAGTCATAATGTTCATAATATAAAGGGTGATACATACAAATTAATTCTCACTTGTTCTGAATTAAAAAAGGATTCAACTAGTGTAATTGAAATATATGGCAAATCTAAAAAAACCTTCACCTATACGTATTTAAAGGAATCCAATAGTTATGACATCAGGCTTGACAGGAGTGAAATTGATATTGATGTTACGTATACTATAATGGTTGACTTTACAAAGTTACTGGAGTTAGATACCGCTAAAATCCCACCAATGATCGATTGGAAACTTGATATCTTTCTGATTTCTACTGGAAAACATGCTAAAGAGTTgactgaagaagaaataagTAAGATGGAATTTGATCATCTAGGGGAAAATGTTGACATAGATGCCTATAAAAAGGAAATAAAGACCTGGTATAAAAAAGTAACACAAAATCGTGTGTCCGATAAGATTACAAAAGTAGGATCTGGAAGTGCCACAGTTGATTTGTCAAGGGGATATGTACATCTTCCTATGAAAATCACCAAGACAAAGGGCTCTTACCTACTTAAAGTCTATCTGGAAAACAATACAAAGACCAAAAATAAAAACTTCATCCTTACCATTAGGTCTCCCGGTAAGATAGATGGTGAAATTCTCCCAGTAAATCCATTGAAACCAAGCATATATGAAATTACAGACGTGCCAAAATACTACCATGCAGAAGttaaaaagaatgaaaTAAACGTTAGGTTATATCTTAATGACACCAAATCCAAGGATCTTTCTGATAAGTCATACTTTGAGATTCCGCTATACTTTTCCTCAAACATGTATTTTGAGGAATTTGTCAAAATTATGAGCCATTTTGATGTAAAACTTTACAATGAGGATGATAAAATAGACTTGCCTGTTCTTAGTATAAAAGTCATTGAGGATCTACCGCCTAtagataaagatgatggtTTCTTTTTAGAATTGGAGTCTTCATTGAGTGGACCATACATTTCACACCAACAAGGTAAAACCACAATTATCATGAGTATATTTGGACCAATTCATAGCAGGATGCTTCTTTCTATTATATTTGACAAACACAAGGTTTCAGATGATACATTCTCCGTAAATGTTACATCCAAATTTATCTTGAAGAGCAGAGTAATACATGTAGAAGATTCCAATGAGTTAATCATAGTAATGGATTCTTACACAACTGTAGACGTTGATGATATGCTATTTGTGACCATAACTTGCAACGATAGTCATCCAATAAAGACTGACAAACTTAAGATAACTCTTTTATCCGAACAACTTAATTACATGGACGTCCTCAGGGAGTTTGTTGACCAAAAGGAAGATATCAAATACAATTGGAATTACGTGTCAATGTATGAAGTAGTtgatatggaatatattcttgAAAATCCAATTGTAACATCAGCTTGTGTATCTAAAACGAACAGATTAgtatcatctccatttagAAACAACAACACTGGAACATATATACTTACGAGAATTCATGATTGTTCTCGTCCATGGATGCCCATTCTTATATCAAACCCTGATGAGGTTTCTCTTAATGTAACTCACAAGTCTACCACAGGAGTAATAGGACTATTTGAACTTCTCaatatgaaaaggagtGGAACTAATAGTGTAGAAGCATTCTTAATTGAGAACATGCAATTTCTTGAATATACTTTACATATTCTCTTTGATTCCAAAGCGGTTAATTCAATTGTAAAGCAACTTGGAGAGAGCAGGATCTGTGAATCAAATGATGCAACATGCAATGAAAGCTACAAAATGTTCACAATAAAGTACTTTTTAACAGACTTTTTCCGAAAATACAAGTCTGATTTATTCACCAGGGTGAACTACAGTTATTATGACGACCAAAATAACAATGTCACAATTTGCAGCCTTGATTTGAAAACAGACATGGATCATCGATGCAGGACAAAGGTAACTGATGTAACATCCCATAAGTTGGCCTTCGAACATGTTCTTGATAACGGTTTTGCTCATGTTAATCCGGATAGCATGACTGAATCATTTTCTGTGGTTGCGCTCATTGGTGAAGATGCAGTTGAAAAACTCCGGGGACAGTTGAAAAAGTATGAGAAGCCAAGTGATCCATCATCCAATAATGGGAAGCTTCTTCATCccatatttataaatgtaattCCAATGGGTGTTGATAGTATGTTTGAGTTCAGCGGAGCGAAAAGTGCATTAGGATTAACCGTACCAAATGTGGTAACTGAACATGCACTTGAAACAAAAGATGTCAAGCAGCAACGAATGAACACAAATGTCTTGGAGAACGTTTATAATGGTTTTACCTTTCAACATCCAGATAACGCAGCTGCAGATATATTATCCCCGAGTACAGAGGGTAAAAGTGCGCTAAAGGGAGTTGTGGCTTATGAACCAACACAACGCCAGACTAAACGTGATACATATGAGATATTTTTTGGCTTTAATACTGATGGTCATCAAGATCCTGATGGTAACACATATCCGGTTCATAGGAAGTTGTTTGATGCTATAGTTCACGTCGAAAACACCTTTTCTAAATCTCACTATGTGTTTTCTACTTGTGCACATTTCCCTGGAATAAGAGAATCTGTAGGTGAATGCAAGTATACTTTGTCTTACAAGGGCTCTGAGCTTCAAACCTTTGAGCTTAGTGCTGGTGACCAATCCAAATTTGGtgaaaaacaaacttgtaatgtattttcaatatttaaaaatgtaccAGCGACACTCCACTCAACTATAGAACATACTGCAACAACCCAATTGAATATCTAA
- a CDS encoding chromo domain containing protein (encoded by transcript BEWA_017240A): MGCGYRHVGNSVDVNLGVITSINCGLFESRFFDKINAPVFKPSIMPQKKLASLTIDGEPEGDEYEVEDVIDFKFIRGQPKYLVKWKGFPSEDNTWEPEENMTNLPAFTNKMALMKEAYVSSKNSNTKKLKKMDSTTSQDNASTTDSVMPLEISIGSRKTKNTSDTTNVDYNNNGVKSEKEVTAEDKEGFTATFPEEAVEVEDLLDYKPRFKKDYFLVRWKGDWEDSWEPRKNLLIVGDLMSKMIDLKMSYLRIYGPSEMEDDIFVTVQSIRISGTATLSAVVVEVTRDTEKRTLLPLQEVRQRWPQQLLDFLLSRLRLRTSPDLSDGKQTTGTQIVPLR; this comes from the exons ATGGGATGTGGGTATCGTCACGTCGGAAATAGTGTGGATGTTAATTTGGGTGTGATAACTTCTATAAATTGCGGATTATTTGAGAGTAGATTCTTTGACAAAAT AAATGCTCCAGTCTTTAAGCCTTCCATAATGCCTCAAAAGAAACTGGCGTCGCTGACTATAGATGGTGAACCTGAAGGTGATGAATACGAAGTGGAGGATGTCATCGACTTCAAATTTATCCGAGGACAG CCAAAGTATCTAGTCAAATGGAAAGGATTCCCCTCAGAGGATAATACATGGGAACCTGAG GAAAATATGACAAATTTGCCAGCATTCACTAATAAAATGGCTCTCATGAAGGAAGCATATGTATCCTCTAAAAATTC AAATACTAAGAAACTTAAAAAAATGGACTCAACTACTTCACAAGACAACGCCTCGACCACAGACTCGGTTATGCCTCTCGAAATTAGTATTGGCAGcagaaaaacaaaaaacACCTCTGATACCACAAATGTGGACTACAATAATAATG GCGTTAAATCTGAAAAGGAAGTCACTGCGGAAGATAAGGAAGGGTTCACTGCAACATTCCCAGAAGAAGCTGTTGAAGTGGAAGATCTACTCGACTATAAGCCAAGATTCAAAAAG GATTACTTTTTGGTCCGATGGAAGGGTGATTGGGAGGATTCCTGGGAGCCCCGAAAGAATCTACTCATTGTAGGAGATTTGATGAGCAAAATGATAGACCTCAAGATGAGTTACTTGAGGATTTATGGGCCATCTGAGATGGAAGACGATATTTTTGTAACAGTTCAGTCTATACGAATCAGTGGTACTGCCACTCTATCGGCCGTGGTTGTAGAGGTAACGAGGGATACTGAGAAACGTACTTTGCTGCCACTACAGGAAGTTAGGCAGAGATGGCCACAACAACTGTTGGACTTTTTGCTATCGAGATTAAGATTGCGCACATCTCCTGATCTGTCCGATGGCAAGCAAACCACCGGGACACAAATTGTTCCCCTGAGATGA
- a CDS encoding conserved hypothetical protein (encoded by transcript BEWA_017250A) — MYSLRSLSVSLTTPLKHELSRTLAEIKKSFQIAKQQEKSVGIVEYAYSPRKRYRVTYLKSRFKHRYAIRHYVFEQYNYKINIYDPQDVDVTISSILGSLSPSVHANCTFSWGFNSQSSVSSYKTEENIIKRLISNVRSQ; from the exons ATGTACAGCTTACGTAGCTTGTCAGTTTCACTCACTACTCCGTTGAAACATGAATTGAGTAGGACTCTTGCTgaaatcaaaaaatctttcCAAATTGCCAAGCAACAG GAAAAGAGCGTTGGAATTGTTGAATATGCTTATTCTCCGAGAAAGCGCTACAGAGTAACGTATCTCAAATCCAGATTCAAGCATCGCTACGCTATTCGCCACTACGTGTTTGAACAATACAACTACAAGATTAACATTTACGATCCACAGGATGTGGATGTGACCATTTCATCGATTTTAGGCAGTTTGAGCCCATCGGTTCATGCAAATTGTACATTTAGTTGGGGATTCAATTCACAAAGCTCAGTAAGCAGCTATAAAACGGAGGAAAACATCATAAAGAGACTCATCAGTAATGTACGTAGTCAATAG